In Solanum pennellii chromosome 3, SPENNV200, a single window of DNA contains:
- the LOC107014726 gene encoding uncharacterized protein LOC107014726, with protein sequence MEVLGKSMVAVPTNVIYLSTILGQDGPNPVHKCDWKCENEHVCGNMFRCRLTGLTHICDKNCNQRILYDNHNSLCRVSQQIFPLTQVEVQAVKGVRRKFDADSSPSDSCAFKRRRDAHFHPSPFERSFTAVSPICSQVGEGMDLN encoded by the coding sequence ATGGAGGTACTTGGAAAATCTATGGTAGCAGTGCCTACAAATGTTATATATCTGTCAACTATTCTTGGCCAAGATGGCCCAAACCCTGTTCACAAGTGTGATTGGAAATGTGAAAATGAACATGTGTGTGGGAACATGTTCCGCTGCCGTCTAACTGGGCTGACACACATTTGCGACAAAAATTGTAACCAGCGAATATTGTATGATAACCATAACTCTCTTTGCAGAGTTAGCCAACAGATTTTCCCTTTAACACAAGTTGAAGTGCAGGCTGTGAAAGGTGTACGGAGGAAGTTTGATGCTGATAGTTCCCCTTCTGATAGCTGCGCCTTTAAGCGCAGAAGGGATGCACATTTCCACCCATCACCATTTGAGAGATCTTTCACTGCTGTTAGTCCCATTTGCAGTCAAGTTGGAGAGGGCATGGACTTGAACTAG